One window of the Pseudofrankia sp. DC12 genome contains the following:
- a CDS encoding acetate--CoA ligase family protein — protein sequence MFTEVFKDVAFAVPPFDADRARQVIESTKGAMLLRGTRGRPAGDLDALVDVILRLQSLAQDLGDSIAELDINPILVRPAGRGVVAVGALVIPPAT from the coding sequence GTGTTCACCGAGGTCTTCAAGGACGTCGCCTTCGCGGTCCCGCCGTTCGACGCCGACCGGGCTCGCCAGGTCATCGAGTCGACCAAGGGCGCGATGCTGCTCCGCGGCACCCGAGGACGCCCGGCCGGCGACCTCGACGCCCTGGTCGACGTCATCCTGCGGCTGCAGTCACTCGCGCAGGACCTCGGCGACTCGATCGCCGAACTCGACATCAACCCGATCCTGGTCCGCCCCGCCGGCAGGGGAGTGGTAGCCGTCGGCGCGCTCGTGATCCCGCCGGCGACCTGA
- a CDS encoding NUDIX domain-containing protein, with protein sequence MNRIRHTTAGMFLLRWPATEARWVLELVRRPGEARWALPGGHVKPDENPAQAVLRAVRDETGYSAVLVAPPHQVPVPAGFGIGRQKAIQLPWWIVQEPVAGDRQPGPHIHVDFLYVGLIDVGCPVTRAGPRPLFRWVAADDLPGLDLTDGTRLLAADILDRATAGRLVPRPARSGRRDEPDPGRRPAPRP encoded by the coding sequence GTGAACAGGATTCGTCACACCACGGCGGGCATGTTCCTGCTGCGCTGGCCGGCCACGGAAGCCCGATGGGTGCTGGAGCTGGTTCGCCGCCCCGGTGAAGCCCGGTGGGCCCTTCCCGGCGGGCACGTCAAACCGGACGAGAATCCAGCTCAGGCCGTACTGCGGGCAGTTCGTGACGAGACCGGATATTCGGCCGTCCTGGTGGCCCCGCCCCATCAGGTCCCGGTGCCGGCCGGATTCGGGATAGGCAGGCAGAAGGCGATCCAACTGCCCTGGTGGATCGTCCAGGAGCCGGTCGCGGGCGACCGGCAGCCGGGACCGCACATTCATGTGGACTTCCTGTACGTCGGCCTCATCGACGTCGGATGCCCCGTCACCCGAGCGGGACCGCGACCGCTGTTCCGCTGGGTCGCCGCCGATGACCTGCCGGGCCTGGACCTGACCGACGGCACCCGGCTCCTGGCCGCGGACATCCTCGACCGGGCCACAGCCGGCCGTCTGGTGCCGCGGCCGGCCCGGTCAGGACGCCGCGACGAGCCAGACCCCGGCCGCCGCCCGGCGCCCAGGCCGTGA
- a CDS encoding GNAT family N-acetyltransferase — translation MQISDAVEPPPIVIGHATPADVDELLGLWEVAAENDARPTDTREAVQALLARDREACLVARENGRILGTLIAGWDGWRAHLYRLAVHPDARRRGIAQALLAAAATRLTALGAIRLDAMVLEGNAVGHAFWRNAGYTSQPEWRRWVRPAG, via the coding sequence ATGCAGATCTCGGATGCCGTTGAGCCGCCACCGATCGTCATCGGCCACGCGACGCCCGCCGACGTGGACGAGCTGCTCGGGTTGTGGGAGGTAGCGGCGGAGAACGACGCCCGGCCGACCGACACCCGCGAGGCTGTCCAGGCGTTGCTGGCCCGCGACCGCGAGGCCTGCCTGGTCGCGCGCGAGAACGGCAGAATCCTCGGCACCCTCATCGCCGGTTGGGACGGCTGGCGCGCCCATCTCTACCGCCTGGCCGTGCACCCCGATGCTCGCCGGCGCGGCATCGCGCAGGCTCTGCTGGCCGCCGCCGCGACGAGGCTGACCGCGCTCGGCGCGATCCGGCTGGACGCCATGGTTCTCGAAGGCAACGCCGTCGGCCACGCCTTCTGGCGAAACGCGGGCTACACGTCGCAGCCGGAATGGCGCCGCTGGGTCAGACCGGCGGGCTGA
- a CDS encoding helix-turn-helix domain-containing protein has product MATGPETRLRADARRNRDRIIATAKLAFADDGPDVPMEEIARLAGVGVGTLYRRFPDREALVLAVVRDSLATALARARTAVAAAEAETLEPGRADGRTGSAGAGAATSVGDCAGDGSAGAAGPGRAWETLVHSLSSPRELRLTMRLASLFSPATAAAVQADPSIQQIRREYSETLDSLVRAAQAEGSLRPDVGAGDVANLLSLVAYSLNRAPHENAEIAFERARAIVLDGLRAHPAAPLPGRPLTTQDLGPSTQPEPGQPPPGALLSPPAEP; this is encoded by the coding sequence ATGGCGACGGGACCCGAGACCCGGTTACGGGCGGACGCGCGCCGCAACCGCGACCGGATCATCGCCACCGCGAAGCTGGCGTTCGCCGACGACGGCCCCGACGTGCCGATGGAGGAGATCGCCCGGCTGGCCGGCGTCGGCGTCGGCACGCTCTACCGGCGGTTCCCCGACCGTGAGGCCCTCGTCCTCGCCGTGGTACGCGACAGCCTGGCGACCGCGCTGGCCCGAGCCCGGACCGCGGTGGCCGCGGCGGAGGCCGAGACCCTGGAGCCAGGCCGCGCCGACGGCCGGACTGGCTCCGCCGGCGCGGGAGCCGCCACATCGGTGGGCGACTGCGCCGGTGACGGCTCGGCGGGCGCCGCAGGCCCAGGGCGAGCGTGGGAGACGCTGGTACACAGCCTGAGCAGCCCACGCGAGCTGCGGCTGACGATGCGGCTGGCCAGCCTGTTCTCACCGGCGACAGCCGCGGCGGTGCAGGCGGACCCGTCGATCCAACAGATCCGCCGGGAATACTCCGAGACGCTCGACAGCCTGGTCCGCGCGGCGCAGGCCGAGGGCTCGCTGCGCCCGGACGTCGGCGCGGGGGACGTCGCGAACCTGCTCTCCCTGGTCGCCTACAGCCTGAACCGCGCCCCCCACGAGAACGCCGAGATCGCCTTCGAGCGCGCCCGCGCGATCGTCCTCGACGGCCTGCGCGCCCACCCCGCCGCCCCGCTGCCGGGCCGCCCCCTCACCACCCAGGACCTGGGGCCGAGCACCCAGCCGGAACCAGGGCAGCCGCCTCCCGGCGCCCTCCTGTCCCCGCCAGCCGAGCCCTAG
- a CDS encoding CaiB/BaiF CoA-transferase family protein, with protein MTTSASTTESAFPAAAQGGPGTLPLAGLLVVGFEQAVAAPLATRHLADFGARVIKVENPNGGDMARSYDGAWHGELGAHFAWLNRGKESFAVNLRDPRGAAALEELLTKADVVVQNLAPGAAARRGLAAEQLVERFPRIIAVDISGYGDGGPLSHKRAYDLLVQSESGSCAITGHEGHPAKAGIPLADIGGGMYTLTSVLAALHARTATGRGAAIQVSLFDAAVEWMGYALNFTMGSGLVQEPNGVSSPAVSPYGNYRTKDGQVLVLGTTNNGEWQRLAREILGSPGLAEDKRFTENDGRVRRRAELDVHLAAWARSVTLADAREQLDKAGIGNARLNTVPDVVDHPHLAARDRWREVASPAGPIRAVLPPPVNKDWTFPMGGIPALGAHTTSILAELGRTPDDLAALRADGVI; from the coding sequence GTGACGACTTCCGCCTCGACGACCGAGTCCGCCTTCCCCGCCGCTGCCCAGGGCGGGCCGGGCACGCTGCCGCTCGCCGGGCTGCTCGTCGTCGGCTTCGAGCAGGCCGTCGCCGCACCACTGGCGACGCGGCACCTGGCCGACTTCGGCGCCCGGGTCATCAAGGTGGAGAACCCCAACGGCGGCGACATGGCGCGCTCCTACGACGGGGCCTGGCATGGCGAGCTCGGCGCGCACTTCGCCTGGCTGAACCGCGGCAAGGAGTCGTTCGCCGTCAACCTGCGCGACCCACGCGGTGCCGCGGCGCTGGAGGAGCTGCTCACGAAGGCGGACGTCGTCGTCCAGAACCTGGCGCCCGGCGCCGCCGCCCGCCGGGGCCTGGCCGCCGAGCAGCTGGTGGAGCGCTTCCCGCGGATCATCGCCGTGGACATCTCCGGCTACGGTGACGGCGGCCCGCTCTCGCACAAGCGGGCCTACGACCTACTGGTCCAGTCCGAGTCCGGCTCGTGCGCGATCACCGGCCACGAGGGCCACCCGGCGAAGGCCGGCATCCCACTCGCCGACATCGGCGGCGGCATGTACACCCTCACGTCCGTGCTCGCCGCGCTGCACGCCCGCACCGCGACGGGCCGTGGCGCCGCGATCCAGGTGAGCCTGTTCGACGCGGCGGTCGAATGGATGGGCTACGCGCTGAACTTCACCATGGGCTCGGGCCTCGTCCAGGAGCCGAACGGCGTCAGCTCCCCCGCGGTCTCGCCCTACGGCAACTACCGCACCAAGGACGGCCAGGTGCTCGTGCTCGGCACGACGAACAACGGCGAGTGGCAGCGGCTGGCCCGTGAGATCCTCGGCAGCCCGGGCCTCGCCGAGGACAAGCGGTTCACCGAGAACGACGGCCGGGTCCGCCGCCGGGCCGAGCTCGACGTGCACCTCGCCGCCTGGGCCCGCAGCGTCACGCTCGCGGACGCCCGCGAGCAGCTCGACAAGGCCGGTATCGGCAACGCCCGGCTGAACACCGTGCCGGACGTCGTCGACCACCCGCACCTGGCGGCCCGGGACCGCTGGCGCGAGGTCGCCAGCCCCGCGGGCCCGATCCGGGCGGTCCTCCCGCCCCCGGTGAACAAGGACTGGACCTTCCCGATGGGCGGCATCCCCGCCCTCGGGGCCCACACCACGTCGATCCTCGCCGAGCTCGGCCGCACCCCCGACGACCTGGCCGCCCTCCGTGCCGACGGCGTCATCTGA
- a CDS encoding MaoC family dehydratase N-terminal domain-containing protein, translated as MTVTGLIGAELPAATVVVERGAVTDFAAAVTDTSPVYRRADAAAAAGFDAIPAPPTFTFAARLLGAFEDLQPGRPAGALDVAEVIASLRADGGLILHAEQEFTYHRPVLAGSTVRLTGRIEDVRVTTNSRGKQLTFIRIRTDTHDEAGELLVTEAMTLLHRA; from the coding sequence GTGACCGTCACCGGCCTCATCGGCGCCGAGCTGCCGGCGGCGACCGTCGTCGTGGAGCGCGGCGCCGTCACCGACTTCGCCGCGGCCGTCACCGACACCTCGCCGGTCTACCGCCGCGCCGACGCCGCCGCCGCCGCGGGCTTCGATGCCATCCCCGCCCCGCCGACGTTCACCTTCGCCGCGCGGCTGCTCGGCGCCTTCGAGGACCTCCAGCCCGGCCGGCCCGCGGGCGCCCTCGACGTCGCCGAGGTCATCGCCTCGCTGCGCGCGGACGGCGGGCTGATCCTGCATGCCGAGCAGGAGTTCACCTACCACCGCCCAGTGCTGGCCGGCTCGACCGTCCGGCTCACCGGCCGCATCGAGGACGTCCGCGTCACCACCAACAGCCGTGGCAAGCAGCTGACTTTCATCCGGATCCGCACCGACACCCACGACGAGGCGGGCGAGCTCCTCGTCACCGAGGCCATGACCCTGCTCCATCGGGCCTGA
- a CDS encoding OB-fold domain-containing protein — MSGPRFDLPTIEEETAPWWEAARKGELLIRRCGDCGKAHLYPRPFCPACWSENVSWEKAAGTGTLYTWSEVRSNDLPPFKARVPYLAAIVDLDEGPRLESTIVDAAEAGLAIGMRLTVDFQHDDEAGLTIPVFRIPG, encoded by the coding sequence ATGAGCGGCCCCCGGTTCGACCTGCCGACGATCGAGGAGGAGACCGCTCCCTGGTGGGAGGCGGCCCGCAAGGGCGAGCTGCTGATCCGCCGCTGCGGCGACTGCGGGAAGGCGCACCTGTACCCGCGGCCGTTCTGCCCAGCGTGCTGGAGCGAGAACGTCAGCTGGGAGAAGGCGGCCGGCACCGGCACCCTGTACACCTGGTCCGAGGTCCGGTCGAACGACCTGCCTCCGTTCAAGGCAAGGGTGCCGTACCTCGCGGCGATCGTGGACCTCGACGAGGGCCCTCGGCTGGAGAGCACGATCGTCGACGCGGCCGAGGCGGGCCTCGCCATCGGCATGCGGCTGACGGTCGACTTCCAGCACGACGACGAGGCCGGCCTGACCATCCCTGTCTTCCGCATCCCCGGCTGA
- a CDS encoding MaoC/PaaZ C-terminal domain-containing protein translates to MSDGIPAASKEAVFFEDLEAGGKAPVRTLRLTRTDLVRYAGASHDFNPMHHDDKRARAAGMKSVFGHGMFSAGLLATALTDLVGIGNLRNYKVRFTTQAWPDDVLSTDITVTGREEATGLVELDCQVVNADGATVVAGSAVASPARRPADAPTASAPQTRSRA, encoded by the coding sequence ATGAGCGACGGCATTCCGGCTGCCTCCAAGGAGGCCGTCTTCTTCGAGGACCTCGAGGCCGGCGGCAAGGCACCGGTCCGCACGCTGCGGCTGACCCGCACGGACCTGGTCCGTTACGCGGGCGCGTCCCACGACTTCAACCCGATGCACCACGACGACAAGCGGGCCCGCGCCGCCGGGATGAAGAGCGTCTTCGGCCACGGCATGTTCAGCGCTGGCCTGCTCGCGACGGCGCTGACCGATCTCGTCGGCATCGGCAACCTGCGTAACTACAAGGTCCGCTTCACCACCCAGGCCTGGCCGGACGACGTCCTGTCGACCGATATCACGGTCACCGGCAGGGAGGAGGCGACCGGCCTGGTCGAGCTGGACTGCCAGGTCGTCAACGCGGACGGGGCCACCGTCGTCGCCGGCTCCGCCGTGGCGTCCCCGGCCCGCCGGCCCGCCGACGCGCCGACGGCGAGCGCACCCCAGACCAGGAGTCGGGCATGA
- a CDS encoding acetyl-CoA acetyltransferase produces MPGEVAVVGAALSDCGRVDTMTPFALHHQAAARALADAGLSHADVDGFGSTGLGVLQPVELAEYLGLRPTWVDSTGVGGSTWEVMVEHAVDAIRAGTAKTVLLVYGSTARADIKKRLRTANLSLSSRGPSQFEAPWGHTLIAKYAMTARRHMHEFGTTIEQLANIAVDTRYNAGLNPDAMYRDPMTVDDVLSAQMVATPFTKLHCCIRSDGGGAVVLTAADRAADLPHPVVRVLGTGTASNVTTMSEWTDFTISPAAVSGKLAFERAGLTARDVDVCEFYDSFTSTVLLTFEALGFCERGEGGAYLEGGTMRVGGRMPTNTDGGGLSSCQPGMRGIFLLVEAVKQLRGEATGRQVPEARVACVNGTGGWFSSASTVLLGVD; encoded by the coding sequence ATGCCGGGCGAGGTGGCTGTCGTCGGGGCGGCCCTGTCGGACTGCGGGCGGGTCGACACTATGACGCCGTTCGCGCTGCATCACCAGGCGGCGGCGCGCGCGCTGGCCGACGCGGGGCTCAGTCACGCCGACGTCGACGGCTTCGGCTCGACCGGGCTGGGCGTGCTCCAGCCGGTCGAGCTCGCCGAGTACCTGGGGCTGCGGCCGACGTGGGTCGACTCGACAGGCGTCGGCGGGTCGACCTGGGAGGTCATGGTCGAGCACGCCGTCGATGCGATCAGGGCCGGCACCGCGAAGACCGTGCTGCTGGTCTACGGCTCGACGGCCCGCGCCGACATCAAGAAGCGGCTGCGTACGGCGAACCTGTCGCTGTCCAGCCGCGGCCCGAGCCAGTTCGAGGCGCCGTGGGGCCACACGCTGATCGCCAAGTACGCGATGACGGCGCGGCGCCACATGCACGAGTTCGGCACGACGATCGAGCAGCTCGCGAACATCGCCGTGGACACCCGCTACAACGCCGGGCTGAATCCCGACGCGATGTACCGGGATCCGATGACCGTGGACGACGTCCTGTCGGCGCAGATGGTCGCGACGCCGTTCACGAAGCTGCACTGCTGCATTCGCAGCGACGGCGGCGGGGCGGTGGTGCTGACGGCGGCGGACCGGGCCGCGGACCTGCCGCACCCGGTCGTGCGGGTGCTCGGCACTGGCACGGCCAGCAACGTCACGACGATGTCCGAGTGGACCGACTTCACGATCTCGCCGGCGGCCGTGTCCGGGAAGCTCGCGTTCGAGCGGGCCGGTCTGACCGCGCGAGACGTGGACGTCTGCGAGTTCTACGACTCGTTCACCTCGACCGTGCTGCTCACCTTCGAGGCGCTCGGCTTCTGCGAACGGGGTGAGGGCGGGGCCTACCTCGAGGGCGGGACCATGCGGGTCGGCGGTCGGATGCCGACCAACACCGACGGCGGCGGGCTGTCCTCCTGCCAACCGGGCATGCGCGGCATCTTCCTTCTGGTGGAGGCCGTGAAGCAGCTGCGCGGCGAGGCCACCGGCCGGCAGGTGCCGGAGGCCCGGGTGGCGTGCGTGAACGGCACCGGCGGCTGGTTCTCCTCGGCGTCGACGGTGCTTCTCGGCGTCGACTAG
- a CDS encoding GntR family transcriptional regulator, with protein sequence MPPNRRTATAVSPLSHHAPGKRSVVDRRSSGSQVADHIRSLIFAGTLRQGDHVRQDEIAEELGVSRIPVREAMIALESEGWISIEPHRGAFVHGLDLNSVRDHYALLGQLYGLAAERATERGDEEGIEALSAAERALRAAEDPEDILHANEAYIRQIFTMAHSPRLSSFGRLMTGVIPGNFFALVPGTIQPQKRGITAVNRAIKAGNGVKASQEFVRMLRGHGDLVVDLLQSRNILWAPEK encoded by the coding sequence ATACCTCCCAACCGTCGGACGGCGACCGCCGTAAGCCCGCTTTCGCATCATGCCCCGGGCAAACGGTCCGTCGTCGACCGCAGGAGCAGCGGAAGCCAGGTCGCCGACCATATCCGGAGCCTGATCTTCGCCGGCACGCTCCGCCAGGGTGACCACGTCCGCCAGGACGAGATCGCGGAGGAGCTGGGCGTCAGCCGTATCCCCGTGCGCGAGGCGATGATCGCGCTGGAGAGTGAGGGCTGGATCTCGATCGAGCCGCACCGCGGCGCGTTCGTGCACGGCCTGGACCTGAACTCGGTTCGCGATCACTACGCGCTGCTCGGCCAGCTCTATGGGCTGGCCGCCGAACGGGCGACCGAGCGTGGTGACGAGGAAGGGATCGAGGCCCTGTCCGCGGCCGAGCGCGCGCTGCGCGCCGCCGAGGATCCGGAAGACATCCTGCACGCGAACGAGGCGTATATCCGGCAGATTTTCACGATGGCCCACTCGCCGCGGCTGTCGTCGTTCGGCCGGCTGATGACCGGGGTCATTCCGGGAAACTTCTTCGCGCTCGTCCCCGGCACGATCCAGCCGCAGAAGCGGGGCATTACCGCCGTCAACCGGGCCATCAAGGCCGGCAATGGGGTGAAGGCGTCCCAGGAGTTCGTGCGGATGCTGCGCGGCCACGGCGACCTCGTCGTCGACCTGCTCCAGTCCCGGAACATCCTCTGGGCGCCGGAGAAATAG
- a CDS encoding acetyl-CoA C-acetyltransferase, protein MRDAVICSPVRTPVGGYGGALRPLAAHELGAAVLRGLVERTGLGPADIDDVLFGCCYPSMEAPALGRVVGLDAGLGVEVPGLQLDRRCGSGVQAMTLGAMQVQTGVADLVVAGGAESMSNAPFFSHEGRWGIRGAGLTFHDALARGRVTAGGRDFPVPGGMIETAENLRREYGISRAEQDELALRSHQRAVAAQRSGLFDDEIIAVTVPGKKQDVVVTADEHPRPDSSLETLGRLKPIMGKTDPEATVTAGNASGQNDGASACVVTHPAEAERLGLRPLARLVSWAVAGVPPRTMGIGPVPATAKALERAGLKLADMDLIELNEAFAAQVLACTREWGFTERDWDRFNVNGSGISLGHPVAATGGRILATLLHEMHRRDARYALETLCIGGGQGIAAIFEKID, encoded by the coding sequence ATGCGTGACGCCGTGATCTGTAGCCCGGTGCGGACGCCGGTCGGTGGGTATGGCGGTGCGCTGCGGCCGCTCGCCGCCCACGAGCTGGGCGCGGCCGTGCTGCGCGGCCTGGTCGAGCGGACGGGCCTGGGCCCCGCGGACATCGACGACGTGCTGTTCGGCTGCTGCTACCCGTCGATGGAGGCCCCCGCGCTCGGCCGGGTGGTCGGGCTCGACGCCGGCCTGGGCGTCGAGGTCCCAGGCCTGCAGCTCGACCGGCGCTGCGGGTCCGGCGTGCAGGCGATGACGCTGGGCGCGATGCAGGTACAGACCGGCGTGGCGGACCTGGTCGTCGCCGGCGGCGCCGAGAGCATGAGCAACGCGCCGTTCTTCTCCCACGAGGGCCGCTGGGGCATCCGCGGCGCGGGTCTGACCTTTCACGACGCGCTCGCCCGGGGCCGCGTCACCGCGGGCGGCCGCGACTTCCCGGTCCCCGGCGGCATGATCGAGACGGCGGAGAACCTGCGCCGCGAGTACGGCATCTCCCGCGCCGAGCAGGACGAGCTGGCGCTTCGCTCGCACCAGCGCGCCGTCGCCGCGCAGCGGTCCGGCCTGTTCGACGACGAGATCATCGCGGTGACCGTCCCGGGCAAGAAGCAGGATGTCGTCGTCACCGCCGACGAGCACCCCCGCCCGGACAGCTCGCTGGAGACCCTGGGCCGACTCAAGCCGATCATGGGTAAGACGGACCCCGAGGCCACCGTCACCGCCGGAAACGCCAGCGGCCAGAACGACGGCGCCTCGGCCTGCGTCGTCACCCACCCGGCCGAGGCCGAGCGGCTCGGGCTGCGCCCGCTGGCCCGGCTCGTCTCCTGGGCCGTGGCCGGCGTGCCGCCCCGGACGATGGGCATCGGCCCGGTCCCGGCGACCGCCAAGGCGCTGGAGCGTGCCGGCCTGAAGCTCGCGGACATGGACCTGATCGAGCTCAACGAGGCCTTCGCCGCCCAGGTGCTGGCCTGCACCCGTGAGTGGGGTTTCACCGAGCGCGACTGGGACAGGTTCAACGTCAACGGCTCGGGCATCTCGCTCGGCCACCCGGTCGCCGCCACCGGCGGCCGGATCCTCGCCACCCTGCTGCACGAGATGCACCGCAGGGACGCTCGCTACGCCCTGGAGACGCTGTGCATCGGCGGCGGCCAGGGCATCGCCGCTATCTTCGAGAAGATCGACTGA
- a CDS encoding SDR family oxidoreductase, giving the protein MDLGLGGAAVVVSGGSKGMGRAAVECFAREGARVAILARGRAALDETAERALALGAAEAFGVGTDLTDSAAVTAALDEVGARWGALNVLVNAAGPVEAGVKGFEGSDDAEWIATLEIGTLSAVRTVRAALPLLRAAEWARIVNVSAHSTRRQSPRLIAYTASKAALTSLSKNLAQTLAPEGILVNTVSPGSFLSEGMKRYLRRLPAERGIDPDSLADTMRVIKEDFGHPAFLPRAGDPAEIGPVIAFAGSRVNSYMTGADINVDGGSDF; this is encoded by the coding sequence ATGGATCTGGGTCTGGGCGGCGCGGCCGTCGTCGTCAGCGGTGGCTCGAAGGGGATGGGCCGGGCCGCGGTCGAGTGCTTCGCCCGGGAGGGCGCCCGGGTGGCGATCCTCGCCCGCGGCAGAGCGGCGCTCGACGAGACCGCCGAGCGCGCGCTCGCGCTCGGCGCGGCCGAGGCGTTCGGCGTCGGCACCGACCTCACCGACAGCGCCGCGGTGACGGCGGCCCTCGACGAGGTCGGTGCCCGGTGGGGCGCGCTGAACGTGCTGGTCAACGCGGCCGGCCCAGTCGAGGCCGGCGTCAAGGGCTTCGAGGGCTCGGACGACGCCGAGTGGATCGCCACGCTGGAGATCGGCACCCTCTCGGCGGTGCGCACCGTCCGCGCCGCCCTCCCGCTGCTGCGCGCCGCCGAGTGGGCCCGCATCGTGAACGTCTCGGCACACTCGACCCGGCGCCAGTCGCCCAGACTGATCGCGTACACGGCGTCGAAGGCGGCGCTGACCAGCCTCAGCAAGAACCTGGCGCAGACCCTCGCGCCCGAGGGGATCCTGGTCAACACGGTCTCGCCCGGGTCGTTCCTGTCCGAGGGGATGAAGCGCTACCTGCGGAGGCTGCCGGCCGAGCGCGGCATCGACCCGGACAGCCTCGCCGACACGATGCGCGTGATCAAGGAGGACTTCGGTCACCCGGCGTTCCTGCCGCGGGCCGGCGACCCGGCCGAGATCGGCCCGGTCATCGCGTTCGCCGGCTCCCGCGTCAACTCCTACATGACCGGCGCCGACATCAACGTCGACGGCGGCAGCGACTTCTGA
- a CDS encoding aldose 1-epimerase family protein codes for MDPIAPSGRQLELVHADASVTIVEVGGGPRAYRVGGVAVLDGYPVNAMASHGRGQLLVPWPNRIAGGRYRWDGAAQQLAISEAKTGNAIHGLGRWSAWELERAGPAAAAASFTVRAQSGYPFTVAFRAAYVLADDGLTVTMTATNLSGRPAPVGMGAHPYLFVPGPHGTPARADDTLLTVPAERRLLVDDALIPTGDEKIADGPYDFRSARQVGDLVIDHCFSELRRGPDGRARVILAGDGGSVTVWMDQAWEYIQVFTGDTLSVDQRRRSIAVEPQTCPADAFNSGHGLRILEPGESFGGSWGISPAL; via the coding sequence ATGGATCCGATCGCGCCGTCGGGGCGTCAGCTGGAGCTCGTGCACGCGGACGCCTCGGTCACGATCGTCGAGGTCGGCGGCGGCCCGCGTGCCTACCGGGTCGGCGGCGTCGCCGTGCTCGACGGTTATCCCGTCAACGCCATGGCCAGCCACGGGCGCGGCCAGCTGCTCGTGCCGTGGCCGAACCGGATCGCCGGGGGCCGTTACCGCTGGGACGGCGCGGCCCAGCAGCTGGCGATCAGCGAGGCGAAGACCGGCAACGCCATCCACGGCCTGGGCCGCTGGTCGGCCTGGGAGCTGGAGCGGGCCGGCCCAGCCGCGGCCGCCGCGTCCTTCACCGTCCGGGCGCAGAGCGGCTACCCGTTCACCGTCGCGTTCCGGGCGGCCTACGTCCTCGCGGACGACGGCCTGACCGTGACGATGACGGCGACCAACCTGAGCGGCCGCCCCGCCCCGGTCGGCATGGGCGCGCACCCCTACCTCTTCGTCCCCGGGCCGCACGGCACGCCGGCGCGCGCGGACGACACCCTGCTCACAGTCCCGGCCGAGCGGCGGCTGCTGGTGGACGACGCCCTGATCCCGACCGGCGACGAGAAGATCGCCGACGGGCCGTACGACTTCCGCTCCGCCCGCCAGGTCGGCGACCTCGTCATCGACCACTGCTTCTCGGAGCTGCGCCGCGGCCCGGACGGCCGGGCCAGGGTCATTCTGGCGGGCGACGGCGGCTCGGTCACCGTCTGGATGGACCAGGCCTGGGAGTACATCCAGGTGTTCACCGGCGACACGCTCAGCGTGGACCAGCGGCGGCGCAGCATCGCCGTCGAGCCGCAGACCTGCCCCGCCGACGCCTTCAACAGCGGCCACGGCCTGCGTATCCTCGAACCAGGCGAGAGCTTCGGCGGCAGCTGGGGCATCAGCCCGGCCCTGTAG
- a CDS encoding enoyl-CoA hydratase-related protein encodes MSVDVERRGPITVVTINRPQAGNSLDGATMTGIGYAFEEAAKDSEVRVVVLTAAGEKIFCAGMDLKAFMTPGAMKVQGPGLGVLRRQAFPKPVVAAVNGTALGGGFELAMFCDIIVAAETAKFGLPEVSRGLVAGGGGTRLPTRVPLAFALELGLTGKPVTASRLYEVGLLSRVVPAAEVLSAALEVAEAIADNGPLAVECTKALMLGEVPAADWDAINKAIAPVFASDDAKEGATAFAQKRKPNWVGH; translated from the coding sequence ATGTCCGTCGACGTCGAACGGCGCGGCCCGATCACCGTCGTCACGATCAACCGGCCGCAGGCCGGCAACTCGCTCGACGGCGCCACGATGACCGGGATCGGCTACGCCTTCGAGGAGGCGGCGAAGGACTCCGAGGTCCGGGTGGTGGTTCTCACCGCCGCCGGCGAGAAGATCTTCTGTGCCGGCATGGACCTCAAGGCGTTCATGACCCCGGGCGCCATGAAGGTGCAGGGCCCCGGCCTGGGCGTTCTCAGACGCCAGGCCTTCCCCAAGCCGGTCGTCGCGGCCGTCAACGGGACCGCGCTCGGCGGCGGCTTCGAGCTGGCGATGTTCTGCGACATCATCGTCGCGGCCGAGACCGCGAAGTTCGGCCTGCCCGAGGTGAGCCGCGGCCTCGTCGCCGGCGGCGGCGGTACCCGGCTGCCCACCCGGGTCCCGCTCGCCTTCGCGCTCGAGCTGGGCCTCACCGGCAAGCCGGTCACCGCCTCCCGGCTCTACGAGGTGGGCCTGCTGAGCCGGGTCGTCCCCGCCGCCGAGGTGCTCTCGGCCGCGCTGGAGGTCGCCGAGGCCATCGCCGACAACGGGCCGCTCGCCGTCGAGTGCACCAAGGCGCTGATGCTCGGCGAGGTCCCGGCCGCCGACTGGGACGCCATCAACAAGGCCATCGCCCCCGTCTTCGCCAGCGACGACGCCAAGGAGGGCGCGACCGCGTTCGCCCAGAAGCGCAAGCCGAACTGGGTCGGCCACTGA